The Beijerinckiaceae bacterium genome has a window encoding:
- a CDS encoding ethanolamine ammonia lyase large subunit (with EutC catalyzes the formation of acetaldehyde and ammonia from ethanolamine) — protein sequence MSYASHAGRTRYAFGDLRTLLAQASPDRAGDRLAGLAAPSDAARVAARMALADVPLRRFLDDPLIPYEADEVTRLILDSHDVSAFAPIAAMTIGDFRDFLLSDEATTATLSGLAAGITPEMAAAVSKLMRNQDLIAVARKLSVVTRFRTTIGLPGRLAVRIQPNHPSDDLSGIGASILDGLMYGCGDACIGINPATDSAKQAMLLLERIEDLRLRFDIPVQSCVLAHVTTTLQVIERKGPVDLVFQSIAGSQAANRSFGVDLALLDEALDAVRSLNRAEPGANLMYFETGQGAALSAEAHHGVDQQTMEARAYAVARRYAPLLINTVVGFIGPEYLFNGKEIIRAGLEDHFCGKLLGLPMGVDVCYTNHAEADQDDMDTLLTLLGVAGCSYIMGVPGADDIMLGYQSTSYHDALYLRSVLGLRPAPEFETWLKSFGIMDVAARVRPSPQNRAAQLLGAARR from the coding sequence ATGTCCTACGCAAGCCATGCCGGCCGCACGAGATATGCTTTTGGCGATTTGCGGACGCTGCTCGCCCAAGCTTCGCCTGATCGCGCCGGCGACCGGCTCGCCGGGCTCGCGGCCCCCAGCGATGCGGCGCGCGTCGCGGCGCGCATGGCCCTGGCCGATGTCCCGCTAAGGCGGTTTCTGGACGATCCGCTCATTCCCTACGAGGCCGACGAGGTGACAAGGCTCATCCTCGATTCGCACGACGTATCCGCCTTCGCGCCCATCGCTGCCATGACCATCGGGGATTTTCGCGATTTTCTGCTGTCCGACGAAGCGACAACCGCGACGCTGAGCGGCCTGGCCGCTGGCATAACACCCGAAATGGCCGCGGCTGTCTCAAAGCTCATGCGCAATCAGGATCTGATCGCCGTCGCGCGAAAGCTTTCCGTGGTCACGCGGTTTCGAACGACGATCGGCCTGCCGGGCCGGCTGGCCGTGCGCATCCAGCCCAATCACCCCAGCGATGATCTGTCCGGCATCGGAGCCTCTATTCTTGACGGTTTGATGTACGGCTGCGGAGACGCCTGCATCGGCATCAATCCCGCGACCGACAGCGCCAAGCAGGCCATGCTGCTGCTTGAGCGGATCGAAGACCTGCGCCTGCGGTTCGATATTCCGGTCCAATCCTGCGTGCTTGCGCATGTCACGACGACCTTGCAGGTGATCGAGAGGAAGGGTCCGGTCGATCTTGTCTTTCAGTCGATCGCGGGGTCGCAGGCAGCCAATCGTTCGTTCGGCGTGGACCTCGCGCTGCTTGACGAAGCCCTTGATGCCGTCCGATCGTTGAACCGCGCCGAACCCGGCGCCAATCTCATGTATTTCGAAACCGGCCAGGGGGCGGCGCTGTCCGCCGAGGCGCACCACGGTGTCGACCAACAAACGATGGAAGCCCGCGCTTATGCGGTGGCGCGGCGCTATGCGCCCCTGCTGATCAATACGGTCGTTGGATTTATCGGCCCCGAATATCTTTTCAACGGCAAGGAAATCATCCGCGCCGGCCTTGAGGATCATTTCTGCGGCAAGCTCCTCGGCCTGCCGATGGGTGTCGACGTCTGCTATACCAACCATGCCGAGGCGGATCAGGATGATATGGATACCCTCTTGACCTTGCTCGGCGTTGCCGGCTGCAGCTACATCATGGGCGTGCCCGGCGCCGACGACATCATGCTCGGCTACCAATCGACCTCCTATCATGACGCGCTTTACCTGCGGTCCGTCCTTGGCCTGCGGCCGGCTCCGGAGTTCGAGACCTGGCTCAAATCGTTCGGAATTATGGACGTCGCTGCGCGGGTACGCCCGAGCCCGCAGAACCGCGCGGCGCAACTGCTCGGCGCGGCGCGGCGATGA
- a CDS encoding ethanolamine ammonia-lyase, whose product MKSSTDFWSFLRESTTARIALGRTGDALPTDRVLEFQLAHAHARDAVQANLDDASLMGELADWRPVLVHSRAADRMIFLQRPDLGRRLSGTSEAALSAGAYDATIVIADGLSATAVQRQAARLCKLLLATPNLNFAPPVIALQARVGLGDEIAAKQGAKMVVVLIGERPGLSACDSLGAYITFDPKPGLTKDADRNCVSNIRNDGLSLESASRRILAIMALARTIGRTGTALKEDEALALIPQAPQTEMP is encoded by the coding sequence ATGAAATCCAGCACCGATTTTTGGAGCTTTTTGCGCGAGTCGACGACCGCGCGGATCGCTCTTGGCCGCACCGGCGATGCGTTGCCGACAGACCGTGTTCTCGAATTTCAACTGGCGCATGCGCACGCCCGCGATGCGGTTCAAGCCAATCTCGATGACGCAAGCCTGATGGGGGAGCTTGCCGATTGGAGGCCGGTTCTTGTCCATAGCCGCGCCGCGGACCGGATGATCTTTTTGCAGAGGCCCGATCTCGGCCGCCGCCTCTCCGGCACTTCGGAGGCAGCATTATCGGCCGGCGCTTATGACGCCACGATCGTCATCGCCGATGGGCTCTCCGCAACGGCTGTCCAGCGTCAGGCGGCCCGTCTCTGCAAATTGCTGCTGGCAACGCCAAACCTCAATTTTGCGCCGCCGGTCATTGCGTTGCAGGCGCGCGTCGGCTTAGGGGATGAAATCGCGGCGAAGCAAGGCGCCAAGATGGTTGTGGTGTTGATTGGCGAGCGTCCGGGCCTTTCGGCCTGCGATAGTCTTGGCGCCTACATCACCTTTGATCCGAAGCCGGGCCTCACCAAGGACGCCGATCGCAATTGTGTTTCGAATATCCGGAACGATGGACTTTCGCTGGAAAGCGCGAGCCGGCGCATTCTCGCCATCATGGCGCTGGCCAGAACCATAGGGCGCACCGGCACGGCACTGAAAGAAGATGAAGCGCTGGCTTTGATCCCGCAAGCACCGCAAACCGAGATGCCGTGA
- a CDS encoding aldo/keto reductase, which yields MKYRRLGASDLQISAISLGSWLTYSGGVEKRQASACIHKALDLGINFFDTANVYGRGAAEIVVGEALEGIDRSSYMLATKVFGAMSSTDRGLSRAQIVKQLDDSLRRLRTDYVDLYQCHRYDEDTPLEETMQALTAAVAQGKTRYIGFSEWPLDKIELAAQMGGVARFISSQPQYSMLWPYPQEEIFPRCAELGINQIVWSPLAQGVLTGKYKPNAPMPHSSRAADQSMGAMVPKRWLEAPVLEAVQEVKRVAEGEAGMTLAQFALAFVLRRREVASAIIGASRPEQIVENVRAAEAQVADELLIKAEEILAPFIGER from the coding sequence TTGAAGTACCGCCGTCTCGGTGCGAGCGATTTGCAGATTTCGGCCATTTCGCTGGGCTCTTGGTTGACCTATTCGGGTGGCGTGGAAAAGCGCCAAGCGTCGGCGTGCATCCACAAAGCCCTCGATCTCGGCATTAACTTTTTCGATACCGCCAATGTCTATGGCCGCGGCGCGGCCGAGATCGTGGTCGGAGAGGCGCTCGAAGGCATCGATCGCAGTTCCTACATGCTCGCGACCAAGGTTTTCGGTGCCATGAGCAGCACCGACAGGGGTCTGTCGCGCGCCCAGATTGTGAAGCAGCTTGATGATTCGCTGCGGCGGCTTCGGACCGATTATGTCGACCTCTATCAATGCCATCGCTACGACGAGGACACGCCGCTCGAAGAAACGATGCAGGCTTTGACCGCGGCCGTCGCGCAAGGCAAGACACGCTATATCGGCTTTAGCGAATGGCCGCTCGACAAGATCGAATTGGCCGCGCAAATGGGGGGCGTTGCGCGGTTCATTTCCAGCCAGCCGCAATACTCGATGCTCTGGCCGTATCCGCAAGAGGAAATCTTTCCCCGCTGCGCCGAGCTTGGGATCAATCAAATCGTATGGTCGCCGCTCGCTCAGGGCGTTTTGACCGGCAAGTACAAGCCAAATGCGCCCATGCCACATAGCTCGAGAGCCGCCGATCAATCCATGGGAGCGATGGTTCCGAAGCGCTGGTTGGAAGCCCCGGTCCTGGAGGCTGTTCAAGAGGTGAAGCGCGTGGCCGAGGGTGAAGCCGGCATGACTCTCGCCCAATTCGCGCTTGCCTTTGTGCTGCGCCGAAGGGAAGTAGCCTCGGCCATCATCGGAGCAAGTCGTCCCGAACAGATTGTCGAAAATGTCCGCGCCGCCGAAGCGCAGGTTGCCGATGAGCTTTTGATCAAAGCGGAAGAAATTCTGGCTCCGTTCATTGGCGAGCGTTGA
- a CDS encoding RNA polymerase factor sigma-32, with protein sequence MAQFAGVGQQFLTAAMAAPYLARDEEHELALRWKNNADEEAMHALTCAHMRLVIALAVRFRHYGLSVADLIQEGHIGLLEAAARFEPERDVRFSTYATWWIRASMQNYVLHNWSIVRGGTSSAQKALFFNLRRMRAKLAQSGGGQLNTEVFNHIAESLGVSRSDVEMMDARLAGPDLSLNAPLSEGDSAGTSERIAFLVDDKPRPDEVVGLSIDTDRRIAWLNEALTGLSERERRILRERRLAEEGATLEALGDRLGISKERVRQIESRAMEKLREALTRRHMADAAEAMT encoded by the coding sequence ATGGCTCAGTTTGCTGGCGTCGGGCAACAATTTCTTACTGCGGCAATGGCTGCTCCCTACCTTGCGCGTGACGAGGAACATGAACTCGCGTTGCGATGGAAAAACAACGCTGACGAAGAGGCCATGCATGCGCTTACCTGCGCCCATATGAGGTTGGTGATCGCCCTCGCGGTGCGATTTCGCCACTATGGCTTGTCGGTCGCCGATCTGATCCAGGAAGGCCACATCGGGCTGCTGGAGGCGGCGGCACGGTTCGAACCCGAGCGCGACGTGCGCTTTTCTACCTATGCGACATGGTGGATCCGCGCCTCGATGCAAAATTACGTTTTGCATAATTGGTCGATTGTGCGGGGCGGGACGAGCTCCGCGCAGAAAGCCCTTTTCTTCAACCTTCGGCGGATGCGGGCGAAATTGGCCCAAAGCGGCGGGGGGCAGCTCAATACCGAAGTCTTCAATCATATTGCGGAGTCTCTCGGTGTCAGCCGGTCGGATGTGGAAATGATGGATGCGCGCCTGGCCGGGCCCGATCTTTCCTTGAATGCGCCTCTCAGCGAGGGCGATTCGGCCGGTACCTCGGAGCGAATCGCATTTCTGGTGGATGACAAGCCGCGCCCGGACGAGGTTGTGGGTCTTTCGATCGATACCGACCGGCGGATCGCTTGGCTGAATGAAGCTCTGACCGGCCTTTCCGAGCGCGAGAGGCGAATTCTCCGCGAGCGCCGTCTCGCCGAGGAAGGGGCCACGCTCGAAGCTCTGGGCGACCGTTTGGGCATTTCGAAGGAAAGAGTTCGCCAGATCGAGAGCCGAGCCATGGAGAAATTGCGCGAAGCTCTCACCAGACGCCATATGGCCGACGCTGCCGAAGCCATGACCTGA
- a CDS encoding NifU family protein, giving the protein MFIETQATPNPATLKFLPGRPVMTLGTLDIRSTEGAAQSPLAEALFSIDGVSGVFFGSDFISVTKSAGEWQELKPVVLGAIMEHFVSGEPLLNEQAETSVEGDGEEFFKASDAETVASIKKLIETHVRPAVANDGGDIKFRGFRDGTVYLAMKGSCSGCPSSTATLRHGIQNLLKHYVPDVRSVEQI; this is encoded by the coding sequence ATGTTTATCGAGACCCAGGCTACACCTAATCCCGCAACCTTGAAGTTTTTGCCCGGCCGCCCCGTCATGACCCTTGGAACCCTGGACATCAGAAGTACCGAAGGCGCGGCGCAATCGCCGCTGGCTGAGGCGCTTTTTTCGATCGATGGGGTCTCCGGCGTGTTTTTCGGGTCCGATTTCATCTCGGTCACGAAATCCGCCGGCGAGTGGCAGGAACTCAAGCCCGTGGTGTTGGGCGCGATCATGGAGCATTTTGTTTCGGGCGAGCCGCTGCTCAATGAACAGGCAGAAACCTCGGTTGAAGGAGACGGCGAAGAGTTCTTCAAGGCCAGCGATGCCGAAACGGTGGCGTCGATCAAGAAGCTGATCGAAACGCATGTCCGGCCCGCCGTCGCCAATGACGGCGGCGACATAAAATTTCGCGGTTTCCGCGACGGAACCGTGTATCTCGCCATGAAGGGCTCATGTTCGGGCTGCCCTTCCTCGACTGCGACGCTTCGGCATGGGATCCAAAATTTGCTCAAACATTATGTGCCCGATGTGCGCTCGGTCGAACAGATTTAA
- the tsaB gene encoding tRNA (adenosine(37)-N6)-threonylcarbamoyltransferase complex dimerization subunit type 1 TsaB has protein sequence MKILAIDTALPAISACVLDDSAETPEAQETIPMERGHAEALLPLIDRVMARVEGGFESLGRVAVTVGPGSFTGLRVGIAAARAIGIACEVPVTGVSTLAALAAPLILEQKPGLVAVAIDARHGNVYFAAFGPDGRAILSPRIATVREAVRSLGAGPVRLAGSGAQLLAIEAAATGTEAEIARENVGVEIVFVAKLGLLADPVMAPPRPLYLKAPDIKRPDASQFPTPPP, from the coding sequence ATGAAGATACTCGCGATCGACACGGCGCTTCCCGCCATTTCTGCCTGTGTCCTCGATGATTCGGCCGAAACCCCCGAGGCCCAAGAGACCATCCCCATGGAGCGGGGCCATGCCGAGGCGCTGCTTCCCTTGATCGACCGGGTCATGGCTCGCGTCGAGGGGGGCTTCGAGTCCTTGGGGCGGGTCGCCGTCACGGTCGGCCCCGGCTCGTTCACCGGACTGCGTGTCGGCATCGCCGCCGCCCGGGCGATCGGGATCGCCTGCGAGGTTCCGGTAACCGGCGTGTCGACGCTCGCCGCCCTTGCCGCGCCGCTGATCCTGGAACAAAAGCCCGGCCTGGTCGCCGTGGCAATCGATGCCCGTCATGGCAATGTGTATTTCGCGGCGTTCGGGCCGGATGGCAGGGCAATCCTGTCGCCCCGGATCGCGACGGTCCGCGAGGCTGTGCGCTCGCTTGGCGCGGGCCCGGTCCGGCTTGCCGGGTCGGGCGCCCAGTTGCTCGCGATCGAGGCCGCGGCGACGGGAACCGAAGCCGAAATTGCCCGCGAGAATGTCGGCGTAGAAATTGTTTTCGTAGCCAAACTCGGCCTTCTCGCCGACCCGGTCATGGCCCCGCCCCGGCCGTTGTACCTCAAGGCGCCGGATATCAAGCGGCCAGATGCGTCGCAGTTTCCAACACCGCCGCCATGA
- the rimI gene encoding ribosomal-protein-alanine N-acetyltransferase: MITWPRTVSPFIRQIGAERSAECAAIHASSFAFPWQEADFEQLFLAPETFADGAIEAKEEKLAGFVLSRFAADEAEILTIAVAPEWRRCGVGTLLLAPHLAGLAALRVNRLFLEVDAENVAARALYASFGFEQVGERKAYYRTADDRLAAALVMRLELL, from the coding sequence ATGATCACTTGGCCCAGGACGGTCTCGCCCTTTATCCGCCAAATCGGCGCCGAGCGGAGTGCCGAATGCGCGGCCATCCATGCATCGAGCTTTGCGTTTCCGTGGCAGGAAGCCGATTTCGAACAGCTTTTTCTCGCTCCCGAGACCTTCGCCGATGGTGCCATCGAGGCCAAGGAGGAGAAGCTTGCCGGGTTTGTTCTCTCCCGCTTCGCGGCGGACGAAGCGGAAATTCTGACCATCGCCGTTGCGCCGGAATGGCGTCGCTGCGGGGTCGGCACTTTGCTTCTGGCGCCACATTTGGCCGGATTGGCGGCCCTGAGGGTCAATCGATTGTTTCTTGAGGTCGATGCCGAAAATGTCGCCGCCCGCGCACTTTATGCGAGCTTTGGGTTCGAGCAGGTGGGCGAGCGCAAAGCCTATTACCGCACCGCTGACGATCGGCTCGCGGCGGCTCTCGTTATGCGTCTCGAACTGCTATAA
- a CDS encoding tRNA (N6-isopentenyl adenosine(37)-C2)-methylthiotransferase MiaB translates to MSGFDPLVIERGNAGDPPTHAEKSGRRLFVKSFGCQMNVYDSQRMADVLARDGFAETDRVEDADLVILNTCHIRERAAEKVFSELGKLRVIKADRAKMRLDTKIIVAGCVAQAEGAEIFRRQKAVDVVVGPQSYHRLPELLQRAERRSAIDTEFPADSKFDHLAVPSPAQIRKRGVSAFVTVQEGCDKFCSFCVVPYTRGAEDSRPLAAIVAEVERLAAAGVREVCLIGQNVNAYHGRTEEGGSASLAVLCAELAKVPGIARIRYTTSHPGDMDASLIHAHRDQASLMPFLHLPVQSGSDQMLLAMNRRHKSADYVALAAEIRRARPDIALSSDFIVGFPGETEEDFEATLALIETVQFAAAFSFKYSARPGTPAAELKTQIPEDMKAARLKRLQALLEEQRQSFNRSMVGRRLDVLIEKPGRHPGQIAGKSPYLQPVQMDGDVEHIGEIVAVEIVAAGANSLFGRIVPDQAAREAFR, encoded by the coding sequence ATGTCAGGTTTCGATCCTTTGGTTATTGAGCGGGGCAACGCGGGCGATCCTCCCACTCATGCTGAAAAATCCGGCCGCAGGCTCTTCGTCAAATCCTTCGGCTGTCAGATGAATGTTTACGATTCGCAGCGAATGGCTGACGTTCTCGCGCGGGATGGCTTTGCCGAGACCGACCGCGTGGAAGATGCCGACCTCGTCATCTTGAACACTTGCCACATCAGGGAGCGCGCGGCCGAGAAGGTCTTTTCCGAGCTGGGCAAGCTGCGTGTGATCAAGGCTGACCGCGCCAAAATGCGGCTCGATACAAAAATCATCGTTGCGGGATGTGTCGCGCAGGCCGAAGGCGCGGAGATTTTCCGCCGCCAAAAGGCCGTGGATGTTGTCGTCGGGCCGCAAAGCTATCATCGCCTGCCGGAGCTTTTGCAGCGAGCCGAACGGCGAAGCGCGATCGACACCGAATTTCCGGCCGACAGCAAATTCGACCACCTCGCGGTGCCTTCGCCGGCGCAGATTCGCAAGCGCGGCGTCAGCGCCTTTGTCACGGTCCAGGAAGGTTGCGACAAATTCTGCAGCTTCTGCGTTGTGCCTTACACACGCGGCGCCGAGGATTCGAGGCCCCTCGCCGCGATCGTGGCGGAGGTGGAAAGGCTTGCCGCCGCCGGCGTCCGGGAGGTTTGCCTTATCGGCCAGAACGTCAACGCCTATCATGGTCGCACGGAGGAAGGCGGCTCTGCATCGCTGGCCGTGCTCTGCGCCGAGCTTGCAAAGGTGCCCGGCATCGCGCGCATCCGCTACACCACGAGCCATCCCGGCGACATGGATGCGAGCCTCATTCACGCGCATCGGGATCAGGCCAGCTTGATGCCCTTCCTCCATCTGCCCGTCCAATCAGGTTCCGATCAAATGCTGCTAGCCATGAATCGCCGGCACAAGAGCGCGGACTATGTCGCGCTTGCGGCCGAAATCCGCAGGGCGCGGCCCGACATTGCTCTATCTTCGGATTTCATTGTTGGCTTCCCTGGCGAAACCGAGGAAGATTTTGAGGCAACGCTCGCATTGATCGAAACGGTGCAATTTGCAGCCGCGTTTTCGTTCAAATATTCGGCTCGTCCCGGAACGCCGGCGGCCGAATTGAAGACTCAAATTCCGGAAGACATGAAGGCGGCCAGGCTTAAGCGCCTGCAAGCCCTGCTTGAGGAACAGCGCCAATCGTTCAATCGTTCCATGGTTGGACGCAGGCTCGACGTGCTGATTGAAAAACCCGGCCGACATCCTGGCCAGATCGCCGGCAAATCGCCCTATCTTCAGCCGGTACAGATGGACGGCGATGTCGAACATATCGGCGAAATTGTCGCCGTTGAGATCGTCGCCGCAGGCGCTAATTCGCTATTTGGACGCATCGTGCCAGATCAGGCCGCTCGAGAGGCTTTTCGTTGA
- a CDS encoding phosphate starvation-inducible protein PhoH, with protein MKPSDRSAPFSRPEFKRAPAENDAAEITLAFDDNRHASLVFGQYDQNLAKLERRLGVIANANGNHVTIKGPAEACQHARLVLENLYTRVTLGQPVSLGDVDGAIQEGALQGTLFPKEEDAGRVVFEQIGTRRRGNVRARNAAQDLYLRTLKRHELVFAEGPAGTGKTWLAVGFAVLLLEQGAVERLVLSRPALEAGERLGFLPGDMRDKVDPYLRPIFDALADFMDARMLERGMQTGMIEVAPLAFMRGRTLSNACVLLDEAQNASSMQMKMFLTRLGEGSRMIVTGDPSQTDLPPGQKSGLSEAIELLSGLEGIGHVVFKEGDVVRHDLVRRIVGAYEASHRASLGLEKARR; from the coding sequence TTGAAACCATCGGATCGATCAGCGCCGTTTTCACGGCCAGAATTCAAGCGCGCGCCGGCCGAAAATGATGCGGCGGAGATCACCTTGGCCTTCGATGACAATCGCCATGCATCGCTGGTCTTCGGCCAATATGATCAGAACCTCGCCAAGCTCGAACGCAGGCTCGGCGTGATTGCCAATGCCAACGGCAATCATGTGACGATCAAAGGCCCCGCCGAAGCGTGCCAACATGCCCGTCTCGTATTGGAAAACCTGTATACGCGGGTGACGCTTGGGCAGCCGGTGAGCCTTGGCGATGTCGATGGAGCGATCCAGGAAGGCGCCTTGCAAGGCACGCTCTTTCCCAAGGAGGAGGATGCCGGGCGCGTTGTCTTCGAACAGATCGGGACGCGTCGGCGCGGCAATGTGCGGGCCCGCAACGCCGCGCAAGACCTCTATTTGCGAACCCTGAAACGGCACGAGCTGGTTTTCGCGGAAGGACCGGCAGGGACCGGCAAGACCTGGCTCGCTGTGGGCTTTGCGGTTCTCTTGCTGGAACAGGGGGCAGTCGAACGCTTGGTGCTGTCGCGGCCGGCGCTTGAGGCGGGCGAGAGACTGGGGTTCCTGCCCGGCGATATGCGGGACAAGGTGGACCCCTATTTGCGTCCGATCTTCGATGCGCTGGCTGATTTCATGGATGCCCGCATGCTCGAACGCGGCATGCAAACCGGCATGATCGAAGTCGCTCCGCTCGCATTCATGCGCGGGCGCACCTTGAGCAACGCCTGCGTGCTGCTCGACGAGGCGCAAAACGCGAGTTCAATGCAGATGAAGATGTTCCTGACCCGCCTCGGCGAAGGCTCGCGCATGATCGTGACGGGGGATCCGTCGCAAACCGATCTTCCGCCGGGACAGAAGTCGGGACTGAGCGAAGCGATCGAGCTTCTCTCCGGGCTCGAGGGCATTGGCCATGTTGTCTTCAAGGAAGGCGACGTGGTCCGTCACGATCTCGTGCGCCGCATTGTCGGCGCTTACGAAGCCTCGCATCGGGCGAGCCTCGGACTCGAGAAGGCGCGGAGATGA
- the ybeY gene encoding rRNA maturation RNase YbeY, protein MNPVIEVAIEAGDWEPLSRLERLAEEAIAAAVRQTAFVLPSNAEVSVLFCDDAFIRELNRKWRGIDKPTNVLSFPPGGDPGATPLLGDIVIAFETAAKEALAAQIPLHDHVVHLLVHGFLHLIGYDHIETAEAEAMEAHECAILAKLGIADPYHACLIEEAVDAHE, encoded by the coding sequence ATGAACCCCGTGATCGAAGTCGCGATCGAAGCCGGCGATTGGGAGCCTCTCAGTAGGCTCGAGCGGCTTGCGGAGGAAGCAATCGCTGCGGCGGTTCGGCAAACCGCGTTTGTACTTCCCTCCAATGCCGAAGTCAGCGTGCTCTTCTGCGATGATGCATTTATCCGCGAGTTGAACCGCAAATGGCGCGGGATCGACAAGCCGACCAATGTGCTTTCTTTCCCGCCTGGAGGCGATCCGGGCGCAACCCCACTTCTGGGAGACATTGTCATCGCATTCGAGACGGCCGCGAAAGAAGCTCTCGCCGCACAAATTCCCTTGCATGATCACGTCGTTCATCTTTTGGTGCACGGCTTTTTGCATCTCATCGGCTACGACCATATCGAAACTGCCGAAGCCGAGGCGATGGAAGCCCATGAATGTGCCATTCTCGCCAAGCTTGGGATCGCCGATCCTTACCACGCTTGCTTGATTGAAGAAGCAGTCGACGCCCATGAGTGA
- a CDS encoding apolipoprotein N-acyltransferase produces MHAIAATIILAAGWRRRLIAFLAGATGALAMAPFDIFPALIIAMTTAVWLIDGTANKVNMPAYGQGSGLLGSAWRAFWVGWWWGFGYFVAGLWWLGAAFLVDAKEFAWALPLGVVGLPGVLAIFPAVGFLLARLFWMPGAGRIFAFATGLSFSEYLRGHIFTGFPWNAFGMALGGNLVTAQLASLIGLYGLTIIAIAVFSAPAVLADKPARQTLTRRLPPAIMAAIAAFGAIWIFGTLRLGKGTTPDVPGVKLRIMQPNLAQDEKFRPENKVPIVTHYLNLSAQSTTERAGLDDVTVLIWPESAFPFILARDAGVLGAIGALLPQNTVLLTGAARDGDLSFRPAGDSAGRPQHTYFNAIQVVASGGFILDNYDKVHLVPFGEYLPFRSLFDRLGIRQFVHIPGGFEPGTDRKLLFVPGLPAAAAPLICYEAIFPGEVTPGQTNGERPGLLLNVTNDGWFGTTSGPYQHFAQARLRAIEEGLPLVRAANTGISAIADPYGRVLAELPLGSEGILDGALPQAIPAPLFAEFPLAGALFLWVASLITTAAFFRFRS; encoded by the coding sequence ATGCACGCGATCGCCGCAACGATCATCCTCGCCGCCGGCTGGCGCCGCCGCTTGATCGCCTTCTTGGCCGGGGCCACCGGCGCGCTGGCCATGGCGCCGTTTGACATCTTTCCGGCGCTCATCATCGCAATGACAACCGCCGTATGGCTGATCGACGGGACAGCCAACAAGGTGAACATGCCGGCTTACGGGCAGGGCTCCGGTTTGCTCGGATCGGCTTGGCGCGCATTCTGGGTCGGCTGGTGGTGGGGCTTCGGCTATTTCGTCGCGGGTCTTTGGTGGCTCGGCGCGGCGTTTCTCGTCGATGCGAAGGAATTTGCGTGGGCGCTGCCCCTCGGGGTCGTCGGTCTTCCAGGCGTGCTGGCGATTTTTCCCGCCGTGGGGTTTCTGTTGGCGCGGCTTTTCTGGATGCCCGGCGCCGGGCGCATTTTTGCGTTTGCCACGGGCCTGAGCTTCTCCGAGTATTTGCGCGGGCATATCTTTACGGGATTTCCGTGGAATGCTTTCGGCATGGCGCTCGGCGGCAATCTGGTCACCGCCCAATTGGCTTCGCTCATCGGCCTCTACGGACTGACGATCATCGCAATTGCGGTGTTTTCCGCCCCGGCCGTCCTCGCCGATAAGCCGGCCCGCCAAACTCTGACGCGCCGCCTCCCGCCCGCGATCATGGCGGCCATCGCAGCTTTTGGCGCCATCTGGATTTTCGGAACGCTCCGGCTGGGGAAAGGCACCACGCCGGACGTCCCCGGCGTGAAACTACGCATCATGCAGCCGAATTTGGCCCAGGATGAAAAATTTCGGCCGGAAAACAAGGTGCCGATCGTTACGCATTATTTGAATTTATCGGCCCAATCGACAACGGAGCGGGCCGGCCTCGATGATGTGACCGTTCTCATTTGGCCGGAATCGGCGTTCCCCTTTATCCTGGCGCGCGACGCCGGGGTGCTTGGCGCGATCGGAGCGCTCCTGCCGCAAAACACAGTCCTCCTGACCGGCGCGGCGCGCGACGGGGACCTATCGTTCCGGCCCGCCGGAGACTCCGCAGGGCGGCCCCAGCACACCTATTTCAACGCCATTCAAGTGGTCGCCAGCGGCGGGTTTATTCTCGACAATTATGACAAGGTGCATTTGGTACCGTTCGGGGAATATCTGCCATTCCGTTCCCTGTTTGACCGGCTCGGCATTCGCCAGTTTGTCCATATCCCGGGCGGTTTCGAGCCGGGAACCGATCGCAAACTGCTTTTCGTACCAGGCTTACCGGCGGCGGCCGCGCCCTTGATCTGTTATGAGGCGATCTTTCCGGGCGAAGTCACCCCGGGGCAAACCAACGGGGAGCGCCCCGGATTGCTCTTGAACGTCACCAACGACGGGTGGTTCGGCACCACGAGCGGGCCCTACCAGCATTTCGCCCAAGCGCGATTGCGCGCGATCGAGGAAGGATTGCCGCTGGTCCGCGCCGCAAATACCGGCATCTCGGCAATCGCCGATCCCTATGGCCGCGTTTTAGCTGAGCTGCCGTTGGGATCCGAAGGGATCTTGGATGGCGCTTTGCCCCAGGCGATCCCTGCGCCGCTGTTTGCAGAGTTTCCGCTTGCCGGCGCCCTATTCCTTTGGGTAGCGAGCCTTATCACAACCGCCGCATTTTTTCGGTTTCGCTCTTGA